Proteins encoded within one genomic window of Parachlamydia sp. AcF125:
- a CDS encoding AMP-binding protein, producing MRFIAEFLIGYFFRFILWFRYKVTYKGLENLNAKTLNKPGGVLFLPNHPAVFVDPVLTTLGIIGKFPIRPLVIEYMYYNPAINWLMRFVKAIPVPNFETSGNSLKRSKNEKAIQTVVEGLKQKDNFLIYPGGGLKQTAREVLGGNSGVYRILQGASETNVVLVRVKGLWGSSFSRALTGATPNMFKVVTEGIKSVLKNLLFFTPRRQVIIEYEVAPADLPIQGSRLEFNRYLEHWYNRPDGLTQQEGEYPGDSLIFVSTSMWGEVYPKITAEETKDELDVDMHAISPEIQKNVLNKLQEMTHIQAEKIHPDMALSSDLGLDSLDISEIQVYLKDQFSVDAVPFKELTTVRKLMAIASKQIVCKEQVQEEYKDFSKWNKKVPKAEVNLAPGETIPEVFLNQCAKQGKAIACADERSGILTYSQLKMRALLLASYIQKLPGKRIGIMLPASVPAYVAILATQIAGKIPVLINWTVGARHLESVLQLANLEVVLSSWAFIDKLQNADLAPIENKLILLEDVRHEFSLTDKLKALWLSKRGTQAILKKFNTQNVKKDDEAVLLFTSGTESLPKGVPLTHENLLSNQREIFSIIKIYSDDIFYGFLPPFHAFGFNICGILCLLIGVRVVYSPDPTNGKELARNVEKWKATITCGAPTFLRGMIKATEPGQLDSLRLCVTGAEKAPPQLFREMEQIGKLDALLEGYGITECSPILTANEVGKPNRGVGKPFPGIEIAIAHPETYAFLPQGEQGLILARGPNVFHGYLNPGLASPFVEIEGKKWYKTGDLGFLDPEGNLFISGRMKRFIKIGAEMVSLPAIEDVLLQTALKKGWSTEEGPILAVNAKEQDGGKAKLFLFTKFPTTLDEVNQALREAGFSNLVRISNLIQLPELPLMGSGKIHYRELEAAYMNTQPETSE from the coding sequence GTGCGATTTATTGCAGAGTTTTTAATTGGGTATTTTTTTCGTTTTATCCTTTGGTTTAGATATAAGGTTACTTACAAAGGCTTAGAAAACTTAAATGCAAAGACTCTTAACAAGCCTGGCGGCGTTCTTTTTTTACCCAACCATCCAGCTGTTTTTGTAGATCCTGTTTTAACAACGTTGGGTATTATAGGAAAATTTCCTATTCGTCCCTTGGTGATCGAGTACATGTACTACAATCCCGCTATTAATTGGCTAATGCGTTTTGTGAAAGCCATCCCTGTTCCTAATTTTGAAACTTCTGGAAATAGCTTAAAGCGCAGTAAGAATGAAAAAGCGATACAGACTGTCGTTGAAGGCTTAAAACAGAAAGATAATTTCTTAATTTATCCCGGCGGCGGTTTGAAGCAAACCGCGCGCGAAGTTTTAGGGGGGAATTCAGGGGTTTATCGCATTTTACAAGGGGCTTCCGAAACGAATGTGGTGCTCGTGCGCGTTAAAGGTTTGTGGGGAAGCTCTTTCTCCCGCGCGTTGACAGGCGCCACCCCCAATATGTTTAAAGTGGTCACAGAGGGAATAAAAAGCGTACTCAAAAATCTTTTGTTTTTTACTCCTAGGCGCCAGGTTATCATTGAATATGAAGTAGCCCCAGCAGATTTACCTATTCAGGGGAGCCGCTTGGAATTCAATCGCTATTTGGAGCATTGGTACAATCGTCCAGATGGCCTTACGCAGCAAGAGGGAGAGTATCCGGGTGATTCTTTAATTTTTGTTTCCACAAGTATGTGGGGAGAAGTTTATCCTAAAATCACTGCGGAAGAGACAAAAGATGAATTAGACGTTGATATGCATGCCATTTCCCCCGAAATTCAAAAAAATGTGCTGAACAAATTACAAGAGATGACTCATATTCAGGCTGAAAAAATCCATCCAGACATGGCTTTATCATCCGATTTAGGGCTGGATTCTTTAGATATTTCCGAAATCCAAGTTTATTTAAAAGACCAGTTTAGTGTAGATGCTGTGCCTTTTAAAGAATTGACCACAGTTCGTAAGTTAATGGCCATAGCGTCAAAGCAAATCGTTTGCAAAGAGCAAGTTCAAGAGGAATATAAAGATTTCTCAAAATGGAATAAGAAGGTCCCTAAAGCCGAGGTGAATTTAGCGCCTGGCGAGACTATTCCAGAAGTCTTTCTCAATCAATGTGCAAAACAAGGAAAGGCGATTGCTTGTGCTGACGAGCGTTCAGGTATTTTAACTTATTCGCAGTTAAAAATGCGCGCGTTGTTATTAGCATCCTATATTCAAAAACTGCCTGGTAAACGTATTGGAATTATGCTTCCTGCCAGTGTACCTGCTTATGTGGCCATTTTAGCCACTCAGATTGCTGGGAAAATTCCTGTTTTGATCAATTGGACAGTAGGAGCTCGCCATTTAGAATCTGTTTTGCAGTTAGCGAATTTAGAAGTGGTTTTAAGCTCCTGGGCTTTTATCGATAAGTTACAAAATGCGGATTTAGCTCCTATAGAAAATAAATTAATCTTACTCGAAGATGTGCGGCATGAGTTTAGCTTAACTGACAAATTAAAAGCTCTTTGGCTGTCAAAAAGAGGGACCCAAGCAATCTTAAAGAAATTTAATACGCAAAATGTGAAAAAAGATGATGAGGCCGTCTTGCTTTTTACAAGTGGGACAGAAAGCCTTCCTAAGGGCGTTCCTTTAACGCATGAGAATTTGCTAAGTAACCAAAGAGAGATCTTCAGTATCATCAAAATCTATTCAGATGATATCTTTTATGGATTTTTGCCACCCTTTCATGCGTTTGGATTTAACATCTGTGGGATTTTATGCCTTTTGATAGGAGTGAGGGTGGTATACTCCCCAGACCCCACTAACGGCAAGGAGCTTGCTCGAAATGTGGAAAAATGGAAAGCAACTATTACGTGCGGGGCTCCTACCTTTTTGAGAGGAATGATTAAAGCCACAGAACCTGGGCAGTTAGATTCATTGCGCCTGTGTGTAACAGGAGCAGAAAAGGCTCCGCCTCAGTTGTTCCGTGAAATGGAACAAATCGGAAAGCTCGATGCTCTTCTGGAAGGATATGGAATCACGGAATGTTCTCCCATCTTAACCGCTAATGAAGTGGGTAAGCCTAATCGAGGGGTAGGAAAACCATTTCCAGGCATAGAAATTGCGATTGCGCATCCTGAAACTTACGCTTTTCTTCCCCAAGGTGAGCAAGGACTCATCCTTGCCAGAGGCCCTAATGTTTTTCATGGGTATCTAAATCCAGGGCTTGCCTCCCCCTTTGTCGAAATTGAGGGAAAAAAATGGTATAAGACAGGTGATTTAGGCTTTCTTGATCCCGAGGGCAACTTGTTTATTTCGGGAAGAATGAAGCGATTCATTAAAATTGGGGCTGAAATGGTTAGCTTACCAGCCATTGAAGATGTGCTGTTGCAAACCGCTCTAAAAAAGGGGTGGTCTACAGAAGAGGGGCCTATTCTTGCAGTTAACGCTAAAGAACAAGACGGAGGGAAAGCTAAACTCTTCTTATTTACCAAGTTTCCTACTACCTTGGATGAAGTGAATCAAGCTTTACGTGAAGCTGGTTTTAGCAATTTAGTTAGAATTTCCAACTTAATACAATTACCCGAACTTCCGTTAATGGGAAGTGGAAAAATTCATTATCGAGAACTGGAAGCCGCATATATGAATACGCAACCAGAAACATCTGAGTAA
- a CDS encoding rhodanese-like domain-containing protein has protein sequence MGKKIKEIDPCTLKRWMDDSQVILVDVREQCEYQEERISNSTLLPISQFKADKVPSAPSAKKVVFYCKSGHRSAYAAACWSVEKQGSEAYNLAGGLVAWQHKGLPVEKG, from the coding sequence ATGGGAAAAAAAATTAAAGAAATTGATCCTTGCACCTTAAAGCGGTGGATGGATGATTCCCAAGTTATTTTAGTGGATGTTCGCGAGCAATGCGAGTATCAAGAAGAAAGAATTTCAAATTCTACTCTCTTACCCATTTCCCAATTTAAAGCTGACAAGGTTCCTTCTGCTCCATCAGCCAAAAAAGTTGTATTTTATTGCAAATCGGGGCATCGTTCTGCTTATGCGGCAGCTTGCTGGAGCGTTGAAAAACAAGGATCCGAAGCTTATAACTTGGCAGGTGGATTAGTTGCCTGGCAACATAAAGGCCTACCAGTAGAAAAAGGTTAA
- a CDS encoding PhoH family protein, with protein MKKTFVLDTNVILHDPEALIKFPRHRVVIPVAVLEELDKMKRLPNDLGKNSRAFFRFLDSLSSQGKGDLHNGIPLSNESDVRIALEIKKDYKGDFPLSTTDNKIIMAAYLLFERSEKVVFVSKDFAARIKAEAIGLEAEDYENLKYAYQAMYRGSRRVTVTKHEADTFLKDGFIKFPDLDCRPNEYLLMTSPENSLMAGKYDSVRQQVEPLLKPVNMWGIKPRNIEQRCAVDLLLRDDIKLVTLLGPAGTGKTLLALACGLRKVFDEGIYSRILVSRPIVPLGRDIGYLPGTKEEKLFHWMQPIYDNLEFLCESPSGQATDTLRWVMESKKVEMEAVAYIRGRSLPKMYIIVDEAQNLTPHEVKTIISRAGEGTKVILTGDPTQIDHPYLDKDSNGLTYAVGRFTDQRIYGHMFLEKTERSELAALAAEIL; from the coding sequence GTGAAAAAAACATTTGTCTTGGATACTAATGTGATCCTGCATGACCCTGAAGCTCTTATCAAATTCCCTCGCCATCGCGTGGTTATCCCTGTGGCAGTATTAGAAGAACTCGACAAAATGAAGCGGTTACCCAATGATTTAGGAAAAAACTCGCGTGCTTTTTTTCGTTTTCTTGATTCTTTATCATCGCAAGGAAAGGGGGATTTGCACAATGGAATTCCTTTGTCAAATGAATCGGATGTGCGTATTGCTTTAGAGATAAAAAAGGATTACAAGGGAGATTTTCCTTTATCTACCACCGATAATAAAATCATTATGGCAGCTTATTTGCTTTTTGAAAGATCGGAAAAAGTCGTGTTTGTTTCAAAAGATTTTGCGGCTCGCATCAAAGCTGAAGCAATAGGCTTGGAGGCAGAAGATTATGAAAATTTAAAATACGCCTATCAGGCTATGTATCGGGGAAGCCGGCGGGTAACAGTAACTAAACATGAGGCGGACACTTTTCTCAAAGATGGTTTTATAAAGTTCCCTGATTTAGATTGCCGTCCAAATGAATACTTGCTGATGACATCGCCTGAAAATTCTTTAATGGCTGGGAAATATGACTCTGTGCGACAACAAGTTGAGCCGCTTCTAAAGCCTGTCAACATGTGGGGAATTAAACCTCGCAATATTGAACAGCGGTGTGCTGTTGATTTGTTATTGCGGGATGATATTAAATTAGTGACTTTGCTAGGTCCTGCTGGAACAGGAAAGACTTTGCTGGCTTTAGCTTGCGGGTTGAGAAAAGTTTTTGATGAAGGAATTTATTCCCGTATTTTAGTTAGCCGTCCTATTGTTCCTCTGGGAAGAGACATTGGGTATTTACCGGGTACCAAGGAAGAAAAATTGTTTCATTGGATGCAACCTATTTATGACAATTTAGAGTTTTTGTGCGAATCCCCTTCAGGCCAAGCCACAGACACTTTGCGCTGGGTAATGGAAAGTAAAAAAGTAGAAATGGAAGCTGTCGCTTATATTCGGGGACGCTCATTGCCCAAAATGTATATTATTGTAGATGAAGCGCAAAACTTAACGCCGCATGAAGTAAAAACCATTATTTCTAGGGCAGGGGAAGGGACAAAGGTCATTTTAACTGGAGATCCCACCCAAATCGACCATCCATATCTAGATAAAGATTCAAATGGGTTAACTTACGCTGTCGGTAGGTTTACAGATCAAAGAATTTATGGCCATATGTTCTTAGAAAAAACAGAAAGATCTGAGCTTGCGGCTCTCGCGGCGGAAATTTTGTAG
- a CDS encoding ankyrin repeat domain-containing protein encodes MNSLQNFIRCEEFCAAHPSGRFLIQVNEETTEAEFKQFLADNPDYKLEYCAPALSSHALSRAALVGNVPLVRYILQKEEGKRLVNVGDEDGWTPLIFAAKGPKQTAHKVTELLLANGANPNIATNAFASYPGLVPENATPLYVAAEKARNLKLVRLLLSHGAVLHPPISEEVKTFLRRAYLELAKEKRAI; translated from the coding sequence ATGAATTCTCTACAAAATTTTATAAGGTGTGAGGAATTTTGCGCGGCTCATCCTTCTGGGAGGTTTCTGATTCAAGTTAACGAAGAGACTACCGAAGCAGAATTCAAACAATTCCTTGCAGATAACCCAGATTATAAGCTTGAATACTGCGCGCCGGCCCTGAGTTCTCATGCCTTAAGTCGAGCCGCTCTTGTAGGAAATGTGCCTTTGGTTCGGTATATTTTACAGAAGGAAGAGGGCAAGCGCTTGGTAAATGTGGGAGATGAAGATGGATGGACACCTTTGATTTTTGCTGCAAAAGGTCCTAAACAAACGGCGCACAAGGTTACAGAGCTGTTGTTGGCTAATGGAGCAAATCCAAATATTGCGACGAATGCGTTTGCTTCATATCCAGGTCTTGTGCCGGAAAATGCGACCCCCTTGTATGTGGCTGCTGAAAAGGCGAGAAATTTAAAATTAGTCAGGTTGCTTCTCTCGCATGGCGCAGTCTTGCATCCCCCTATTTCAGAAGAGGTTAAAACTTTTTTGAGGCGAGCATACTTAGAACTTGCGAAGGAAAAGCGAGCAATCTGA